In Luteitalea sp., the genomic stretch GACCATATTTGAGAAATACACCGCGGAACTGACCAGTGGTTATGAGGAGGTCAAGGTATCCGGAGACCTTGCTATCGGAAGAGGAAACGCCGAAGTGAGACTCACGCCTCATGCAGGTGGAGAATCTGTCGTCTCTACAGCCAAGTACCTCAATGTTCTCGAGCGCCAGCCGGACGGCTCCTGGTTAACCACCCACGATATCTGGAACGGGAATGAATGATTCTCTGCCGGGGACAGGGGAACATTCCTATGGTCCAACGACAGTTTGCCATCATCGAAGCGCCGTCGATTCTCGGTCTGATGCCGACCGGCGTGGATCGGTTGCCGCAAACGCTGCTCGATCATGGGCTCGCGGAACGCGTGAACGCGCGGCATGCGGGCCGTGTGGAGCCACGGTCGTATAGCCCTGACCGTGACGCCGACACCGGGACGCTGAACGCGCAGGCCATTGCCGAGTGGAGTCCGCGGCTCGCCGATGCGATCGGACACGTGCTGGACGAGGGCGAGTTCCCGCTGGTGCTCGGCGGCGATTGTTCGATACTGCTGGGCGCCGCGCTCGCGCTGAAGCGGCGCGGCCGCTTCGGCCTGCTGTTCATCGATGGGCACGCCGACTTCTACCAGCCCGAGGCGAATCCCAACGGCCAGGCGGCCTCCATGGATCTCGCCCTGGCGACGGGATACGGCCCTTCGCTCCTGACCAATCTCGAGAAGCGTGGTCCGCTGGTCCGGCCGTCCGATACCGTGGCGTTTGGATTTCGCGACGCTGACGAACAGCGTCACTACGGTAGCCAGGCGCTCGCGCCCGAGATCCTGGCGCTGGATCTGACAACGGTACGGCGTATGGGCGTGGGGCAGGCGGTGCACGCGGCGCTCGAGCGTCTGACTCGGCCGGAGGTCGATGGTTTCTTCATCCACCTGGATGCCGACTGCCTCGACGACCGCATCATGCCTGCCGTCGACTACCGCCTGCCTGATGGCTTCAGCTGGAGCGACCTCGAAGCGACCCTGAGACTCGCGCTGGCGAGCGGTCGCGCCGTTGGATTGGAAGTCACGATCTACAACCCCGCGCTCGATGAGGACGGGACCGCTGGACGTACGTTCACGAATGTCCTGGCGGCCGCGCTTGGCAGGTCGGCGCCTGGATCGGGAACCGGCCGGCGGGCCGGGCGGTGACGCGGCGAGTACGCGCACGCCGCTTGAAAGTCCACGTCATGTCGAGTCGAACCATCGCGTTGACCGGCACCGTCGCCCTCATGCTCGTCTGGGGAAGCTGAACCTGTT encodes the following:
- a CDS encoding arginase family protein, whose translation is MVQRQFAIIEAPSILGLMPTGVDRLPQTLLDHGLAERVNARHAGRVEPRSYSPDRDADTGTLNAQAIAEWSPRLADAIGHVLDEGEFPLVLGGDCSILLGAALALKRRGRFGLLFIDGHADFYQPEANPNGQAASMDLALATGYGPSLLTNLEKRGPLVRPSDTVAFGFRDADEQRHYGSQALAPEILALDLTTVRRMGVGQAVHAALERLTRPEVDGFFIHLDADCLDDRIMPAVDYRLPDGFSWSDLEATLRLALASGRAVGLEVTIYNPALDEDGTAGRTFTNVLAAALGRSAPGSGTGRRAGR